TGTCGGCTGTCGCTGTTGCGATGGCTCCTATGAACCCTCCGACAAACGGCAGGTAATATCCTCCGAATGCAGCCATGAAACATGCCACAACACCATTTGAGATAACGTTTTTGGAGGTTCTCCTTCCTTCAAACTCTCCAAGGGACATCTTATATTTTTTAGAGTATTTGGTTGCAAGAAGAGACATTACTAAAAAGAGTATGATTAACACTAACCAATTTGCCCCTGCGGAAAAAATGATAACAATTCCCATAATCACCATTATCGCTGAACCGAGAAAATCAAGGGATTTTCTTCTATAGGTGATTACTCCTAAAATAAACAAGATTATTACATATATCCAGTTAATCATCAATGCTTGCATTTTAACCACAACACTCCCTATAGTATATGTTTTGGTTAAGATGATATAAAAGATTAACTAAACAACGAAAAAAAAGAAAAGTTTAATGTTGTTTTGAAACAACATTAATTAAATCCAACTATTTTGTGACTTTCACTTTGCCTTTAACTGTGTTAGAGATATAGGTAGCAGAGTATTTGTATTTTTTACCGGCCTTGAGTTTTTTGGTAACTTTAGCCTTGATAGTCACTTTAGCAAGACCTTTGGAATTGGTTTTTGCAGAGTATTTTTTGCCTTTGAATTTAAAGACAATCTTTTTGCCAGATATCGCTTTACCATTAGACCATTTGAGGGTTGCTTTAAGTGTTAATTTCTTACCTTTTTTAACTTTCACAGTCTTTTTGACCAGTTTGAGAGTTTGTTTTACAACAAGCTTGTTAGAGACTTTGTAAGACTTGTATTCTGCAGTAATTGTGTAGGTTTTTGGATTTAAGTTGATTTTAAGTCTTGCATAACCGTCCTCATCTGTTCTGCATGAGTAGTGAATAGTGTTCACAAAGATATCAACAAACTCATCCTTGCCTACAGGTTTGCCGTCGTCACCGATAGCCCTTACGACATAGTATGTTCCATCAACAAAGTCCATTGTGATGTCTTTGTTTTCAATCAGACGTTTTACAATGTTTGTTGTAGCGTTTACAGTCTCACCAGTGACAGGGTTAATGATTGTCACATCATATTTGCCAATAGCCAAATTGGAAGTATTTAAATAAGCAATACCTTGATCATTTGTTTTGACGGTGTATGTTTTTCCGTCTATGACAAATTGCACATCAGTATTGGCAAGCACATGGCCATCTTTGTCCAGGAACTCTGCTTGATAGTCATATGGACTGTTCCAACCTCTTGTAAGGTTTTCAGCAATGATTGACTTGAATACTGTCACTTTAGTATTTACTGTTTGTGGGTTATATTTATTATCACCGCTGTAGATTACCTCTACATCGTGTGTACCTTCACCTATGTCAGGAACTGCAATGGTGGTTTCTCCACCTGTCACGTTTACCACTTTGGTTGTATTTCCTATTTTAACTGTCACATTACCTTTTGCATCGTCAGGAAGTGTTACTTTAACAATCACATCATTGCCCGCAACAGTGTTGTCAACTTCAACATACATATCAGTGGAGGATTTCTCTGCCTTGAATGATGTTGATGAGGAGTTGGACAGGTATTTGTCATCACCTAAGTAGGTTGCAACAACATCATAGTCTCCTGCGACAGGAACTGAAATTGTAACTGAATTGGTTTTGGTAATGTTAATACCATATTCAGTGCCGTTTACGCTAATAATCACATATCCTGTTGCATCGGTTGGCAAGTCAGATACTGTGATTGTTATTTCAGCGCCGTTCACTGCAGCTGAAACAGACATTGGAGCATCATTCTTGAATACTTCAAATTGGACAGTAGTGGAATTGAATTCATAGTGGTCATCACCGGCATATGTTGCAACAATTGTTTTGTTTCCGGCAGTCAAGTTTTCAACATTGAATGTGGCTTTTCCGCCTTCGACTTTGGCAGTGTAGTTTACGCCGTTTATTTCTATTGTCACGTTGCCTGTAACGTTTCCAGCATTCACAACAACCTTGACGACATCTCCAACATTAGCATCTTTAACTTCAATGGACATTGGAGTTGGATATTTTGGAATGTGCACTAATTTGGTAGTTGTTGCATTCAAGCCATCCTCATTGGTGTAAATTACAGTAGCATTGTAGGTTCCAGGAACTTCATCAGCCAAATCAACAGTTGCGGTACCGTTAACAACAGTAGCATTGTATGTGTTGTTTCCAATCTTGATTGTTACATTTCCACTAGCATTGCCAGGAACATGGACTACTACAGTTCCGTTTCCTAAATCATCAATATCGATTCCTTCTTCAGGAGGTTTAGGAGCCACGGTAATCTTATCGGTAGCGTTATCAGGAGCGTATTTGTCATCACCGTTGTATGTTACGGTCACGTTGTGTTCACCTTTTGGAACATCCAATATGATGATCTCGTTTTCGCCGCCAGATACAGGAACTGTCTTAGTGATATTGCCTATTGTGACTGTCACATTACCTGTAGCGTCTTCAGGAACAGTTACTTTAACTATTGCAGGTTCGCCTTCAGTAATGTTTTCAACAGTTACATTGATGTTAGCGGTATCGACTTTGGTAACAATTACTTTAGCAGTGTCATTAGTGCTTTCTAAGTATT
Above is a genomic segment from Methanobrevibacter thaueri containing:
- a CDS encoding Ig-like domain-containing protein is translated as APEVVVVDGKLVFNVTNSTPVVVTINGVVYTPDANGNYTFDADVVGNYTIIARSAETDEFYAAFNSTVFEVIKHASSVNITVNDKYEIESDFTIGIENNTVVNVTINGVEYPVVDGKVVIDTTALAAGNYTVTATVYESGKYYANSTTKTFTIFKHAAVIDSVVVPVVNITVGQNVTVTVTMGNVTSGKVIVEVGGHNYTVDINNGVAVLVVGLPEGEYTAHAYYLGDDKYNATDLANATAFNVVAKQNATIIINAADVVEVDGKLVFNVTNSTPVVVTINGVVYTPDANGNYTFDADAVGNYTIVARSVETDDYYAGFNSTVFEVVKHASSINVTGDEIKVGENATINIEAPNYNGAAYVNIDGVDYYVLITNGVGQLNVTGLKEGTYDVKVTYIENDKYLESTNDTAKVIVTKVDTANINVTVENITEGEPAIVKVTVPEDATGNVTVTIGNITKTVPVSGGENEIIILDVPKGEHNVTVTYNGDDKYAPDNATDKITVAPKPPEEGIDIDDLGNGTVVVHVPGNASGNVTIKIGNNTYNATVVNGTATVDLADEVPGTYNATVIYTNEDGLNATTTKLVHIPKYPTPMSIEVKDANVGDVVKVVVNAGNVTGNVTIEINGVNYTAKVEGGKATFNVENLTAGNKTIVATYAGDDHYEFNSTTVQFEVFKNDAPMSVSAAVNGAEITITVSDLPTDATGYVIISVNGTEYGINITKTNSVTISVPVAGDYDVVATYLGDDKYLSNSSSTSFKAEKSSTDMYVEVDNTVAGNDVIVKVTLPDDAKGNVTVKIGNTTKVVNVTGGETTIAVPDIGEGTHDVEVIYSGDNKYNPQTVNTKVTVFKSIIAENLTRGWNSPYDYQAEFLDKDGHVLANTDVQFVIDGKTYTVKTNDQGIAYLNTSNLAIGKYDVTIINPVTGETVNATTNIVKRLIENKDITMDFVDGTYYVVRAIGDDGKPVGKDEFVDIFVNTIHYSCRTDEDGYARLKINLNPKTYTITAEYKSYKVSNKLVVKQTLKLVKKTVKVKKGKKLTLKATLKWSNGKAISGKKIVFKFKGKKYSAKTNSKGLAKVTIKAKVTKKLKAGKKYKYSATYISNTVKGKVKVTK
- a CDS encoding TIGR00297 family protein, with product MQALMINWIYVIILFILGVITYRRKSLDFLGSAIMVIMGIVIIFSAGANWLVLIILFLVMSLLATKYSKKYKMSLGEFEGRRTSKNVISNGVVACFMAAFGGYYLPFVGGFIGAIATATADTLASEIGVLDPHPRLITTFQNVDPGTNGAVSTLGTAVGIVGAAIIGIAAFFLGIVANPLSAIFVSVISGTVGCFMDSILGALFENRHIITNEHVNLVATIVGAIVGILLI